A DNA window from Actinomadura coerulea contains the following coding sequences:
- the mreD gene encoding rod shape-determining protein MreD — translation MLNPPEASPAGRAAVTAVVIVVTLILQVSVANRLPLPGGVQPDLVLLAVVALALVAGSMTGMVAGFLAGLAADIIPPADHTIGRYALVYCLIGYLCGVASAEMDRQSAVPFFAVAAGALAGTVVYAGTGMILGDPRAAWASVSGMVPLQVLYDVIASPFVVWAVLRATRRYERGERARGDRLAVPAARYRAMSGRSGTL, via the coding sequence GTGCTGAACCCGCCCGAGGCGTCGCCGGCCGGCCGCGCCGCGGTGACCGCCGTGGTGATCGTCGTGACGCTGATCCTTCAGGTGTCGGTGGCGAACCGGCTGCCGCTGCCCGGCGGCGTCCAGCCCGACCTGGTGCTGCTGGCCGTGGTGGCGCTCGCGCTCGTCGCGGGCTCCATGACCGGCATGGTGGCCGGGTTCCTCGCGGGCCTCGCCGCCGACATCATCCCGCCCGCCGACCACACCATCGGCCGGTACGCGCTCGTCTACTGCCTCATCGGGTACCTGTGCGGCGTCGCGTCCGCCGAGATGGACCGCCAGTCCGCGGTGCCGTTCTTCGCCGTCGCGGCCGGCGCGCTCGCCGGGACCGTGGTGTACGCGGGCACCGGCATGATCCTCGGTGACCCGCGCGCCGCGTGGGCGTCCGTGTCCGGCATGGTGCCGCTGCAGGTGCTCTACGACGTCATCGCGAGCCCGTTCGTGGTGTGGGCGGTGCTGCGCGCCACCCGCCGCTACGAACGCGGGGAGCGCGCCCGCGGCGACCGCCTGGCCGTGCCCGCCGCCCGCTACCGCGCGATGTCGGGGCGGAGCGGGACCCTGTGA
- the mreC gene encoding rod shape-determining protein MreC: protein MKDTRRTRVVLGALLVVALAMITIDYRGGQDSPLRGLRGVGATVFGPVERASASVVRPVGNTFDAITDAPGERRRADRLARQNQRLREQLRSSRLDQDRSAQLRRLLGTAGMGGYKIHAAQVISAGQGFEDTVTIDAGSRSGVRPDMTVMSADGLVGRVTRVGPATATVLLATDQTSSIGSRLEESKEIGIIQGRGRRGLGRGSATPLRFQLLDAAAPIRVGQRIVTLGSQGQKPYVPGVPIGMVERIERSTSGLTRTAYVRPFVRFTSLDVVAVVVAPPKTDPRDAVLPPKPPPPPTPTPTATATPSASKSPKARPRHSKSPSTNPTRGD from the coding sequence GTGAAGGACACCCGGCGCACCCGCGTGGTCCTCGGCGCATTGCTGGTCGTGGCGCTCGCGATGATCACGATTGACTACCGCGGCGGGCAGGACTCGCCGCTGCGCGGCCTGCGCGGCGTCGGCGCGACGGTGTTCGGCCCGGTGGAGCGGGCCTCGGCGTCCGTCGTCCGGCCCGTGGGCAACACCTTCGACGCGATCACCGACGCGCCGGGCGAGCGGCGCCGCGCCGACCGGCTCGCGCGGCAGAACCAGCGGCTGCGCGAGCAACTGCGCTCCAGCCGCCTCGACCAGGACCGGTCCGCGCAGCTGCGCAGGCTGCTCGGCACCGCCGGGATGGGCGGCTACAAGATCCACGCCGCGCAGGTGATCTCCGCGGGGCAGGGCTTCGAGGACACCGTCACCATCGACGCCGGCAGCCGCAGCGGGGTCAGGCCCGACATGACCGTGATGAGCGCCGACGGCCTCGTCGGGCGCGTCACCCGGGTCGGGCCCGCGACGGCCACCGTCCTGCTCGCCACCGACCAGACGTCCTCCATCGGCTCCCGGCTGGAGGAGTCCAAGGAGATCGGGATCATCCAGGGCCGGGGCCGGCGCGGACTCGGCCGGGGCAGCGCGACGCCGCTGCGGTTCCAGCTGCTGGACGCCGCCGCGCCGATCCGGGTCGGCCAGCGGATCGTCACGCTCGGATCGCAGGGGCAGAAGCCCTACGTCCCGGGCGTCCCGATCGGCATGGTCGAGCGGATCGAGCGGTCCACCAGCGGGCTGACCCGCACCGCCTACGTCCGGCCGTTCGTGCGTTTCACCAGCCTGGACGTCGTCGCCGTCGTGGTCGCCCCGCCGAAGACCGACCCGCGGGACGCGGTGCTGCCGCCCAAGCCCCCGCCTCCGCCGACCCCGACTCCGACCGCGACCGCGACGCCGTCGGCGAGCAAGAGCCCGAAGGCGAGGCCGCGCCACTCCAAGAGCCCGTCCACGAATCCGACACGGGGGGACTGA